A window from Patescibacteria group bacterium encodes these proteins:
- a CDS encoding aminotransferase class V-fold PLP-dependent enzyme → MIKRKENNINSLHEEAINLEKRAKTLKNKGLADTLQEGADLEVIREGQEKKVSEDLTDTEKKIEKETGKAYYFSPEQEFNTNEYISFLKERDLKIEKQAKQNLKDMKFTSHEKFVEALEDEKYKLKHFSVMFVSAPHISEGVSGTFPGEPTPLMYATSVLDRYVRTDTFPAEKSPEILSMQNPAEYSDEFVKNFVEEIKDKKPRAVGISNTSEGHYFAIELAKIVKQYSPDTLVILGGSHEDGTNHEAYFNPSIREKLGLTDEQKKTLEKQSTLSKEQEKELIDILVAGDGQYALTEIFKFIANNTDKKNQEIIDEIIKNKDIFQNVEGSGNIFVKDKKDKVNSISLSGNPVDWNKLPFMFRGRLTTENKFPVFGDKKTAQVMTQIMCKYACSFCMESLLSNKDKQPSLYKLCKDRPTPERALKEIEILIKDYGYEAVFFDDSTFTQKPKRTEKLLDGIIDLQKEEASFEWGCQTTFIDIPNKEFIDKMKESGCSYIYFGFEQLEEAISKGGKKIKLEKVENVLDWCKEAGIKVGVSLQFGLEGIGSYQQTIDYISELKSQGLISKNSVGININTAYPGTQEWLELSKKGVLPDFSQKLKRHPRFESAHHLSNLNIPKVNEIYAYARKKLGKGLIGVEFDSQEIQQHLEKYRQEFEEDFYFNWDYYQEYLDGEREALHLNHASITNRPKEIEKMLAEAKDVSENQKEQLFEQAREKAAELVGVKPEAVVFGRNTTEAMKLVSWLVGLKKGDKVLLSNAENKSIVRLFEANIDHGNPEGKDPWSAYPTFYKKRGKKYGKIVDELTGIKTDIIDVVNKDLKTIYKNIENGLTPDTKCFVISQVIRDTGIELPVKDIIEFVRKKKQELNPKDPDIFVMIDGAQALGNVSEVKFDDIGCDAYFGTPHKTMASTPLGLGYFNPDSPKVKKNLFKLNKLHWQDEQVILKYMFDDKLEIHPNTDIEDEIDCVDAFGFNNAIQTLEEKGYENGNFEKVTQERQELKDYFRDKIHQIAEQEGLTLYEVEGGTSFIYSFSVSGVDNKEFAQKLADKGIYLSYIDRTKIQKKDLQWHGNGVIRASFSIDNKKEEIDNYLPKIQEALQEVVQTEFTTFEEKAEQEVLFKKPENVYAMFEWLKEKTKSPIVKIATTAAMILTILISSELLKQKEGKEIIADKSFLKSKTEQFEKYQKIYHHYRGLFERDGFQHQVVQQMGMSELEMDKYKLLVNLTDEDELNKLLKDDIDIQLASSFGYNEVEKDQMEKVYQQTKNKKLEKLIQLI, encoded by the coding sequence ATGATTAAGAGAAAGGAAAATAATATAAACAGTCTTCACGAAGAAGCCATTAACTTAGAAAAGAGGGCAAAAACTTTAAAGAATAAAGGCCTTGCTGACACCTTACAGGAAGGCGCTGATTTGGAAGTGATTAGGGAAGGTCAAGAGAAAAAGGTTTCAGAAGATTTAACTGATACAGAAAAGAAAATTGAAAAAGAGACAGGTAAGGCTTACTATTTCAGTCCTGAACAAGAATTTAATACGAATGAATATATTAGTTTTTTGAAGGAGCGGGATTTGAAAATAGAAAAACAGGCTAAACAAAATTTGAAAGATATGAAATTTACAAGCCACGAAAAATTTGTTGAAGCACTTGAAGACGAGAAATATAAGCTGAAACATTTTTCAGTAATGTTTGTTAGTGCCCCGCATATTTCAGAAGGTGTTAGCGGAACATTCCCAGGCGAACCAACTCCTTTAATGTATGCAACTTCTGTTTTGGACAGATATGTCAGAACTGATACTTTCCCAGCAGAGAAAAGTCCTGAAATTTTATCAATGCAAAATCCCGCTGAGTATAGTGATGAATTTGTTAAAAATTTTGTTGAAGAAATAAAAGACAAAAAACCAAGAGCGGTTGGGATAAGCAACACTTCCGAAGGTCATTATTTTGCTATTGAGCTGGCTAAAATTGTTAAGCAATACTCCCCAGACACATTGGTTATTTTGGGCGGTTCTCATGAAGATGGGACAAATCACGAAGCGTATTTTAACCCAAGTATTAGAGAAAAACTTGGTTTAACAGATGAACAAAAAAAGACACTTGAAAAACAATCAACTTTAAGCAAGGAGCAGGAAAAAGAGTTAATTGATATTTTAGTTGCTGGCGACGGGCAATATGCCCTGACAGAAATTTTTAAGTTTATTGCTAATAATACAGATAAAAAAAATCAGGAAATAATTGACGAAATAATAAAAAATAAAGATATTTTTCAAAATGTGGAAGGGTCTGGCAATATCTTTGTCAAAGATAAGAAAGACAAAGTTAATTCAATTTCTTTGTCAGGCAACCCAGTTGACTGGAATAAATTGCCTTTTATGTTTAGAGGTAGATTGACCACAGAAAATAAGTTTCCTGTTTTTGGTGATAAAAAAACAGCTCAAGTTATGACCCAAATAATGTGTAAATACGCTTGCAGTTTTTGTATGGAGTCACTCTTGTCAAATAAAGATAAACAACCATCACTTTACAAATTATGTAAAGACAGACCAACTCCAGAGCGAGCATTAAAAGAAATTGAAATTCTAATTAAAGATTATGGATACGAAGCAGTATTTTTTGATGACTCGACTTTTACTCAAAAACCAAAAAGAACAGAAAAATTATTGGATGGGATAATTGATTTACAAAAAGAAGAAGCTTCTTTTGAATGGGGCTGTCAAACAACTTTTATTGATATTCCAAATAAAGAATTTATTGATAAGATGAAAGAATCGGGTTGTTCCTATATTTATTTTGGCTTTGAACAATTAGAAGAAGCTATATCTAAAGGTGGTAAAAAAATTAAATTAGAAAAAGTTGAAAATGTATTGGATTGGTGCAAAGAGGCTGGCATAAAAGTAGGGGTTTCTCTTCAGTTCGGATTAGAAGGTATAGGAAGCTATCAGCAGACTATTGATTATATTTCAGAGTTAAAATCTCAAGGTTTAATATCTAAAAATTCTGTTGGTATAAATATAAATACTGCCTATCCAGGAACACAAGAGTGGTTGGAGTTGTCCAAAAAGGGAGTGCTTCCAGATTTTAGCCAAAAACTTAAAAGACATCCTCGTTTTGAGTCGGCTCATCATCTGTCTAATTTAAATATCCCGAAAGTAAATGAGATATATGCTTATGCTCGTAAAAAATTAGGTAAGGGCTTGATAGGAGTAGAATTTGACAGCCAAGAAATTCAACAACATCTTGAAAAATATAGGCAGGAATTTGAAGAAGATTTTTATTTTAATTGGGATTATTATCAAGAATATCTTGATGGAGAAAGAGAAGCGCTACACTTAAACCACGCTTCTATTACCAACAGACCAAAAGAAATTGAAAAGATGTTAGCAGAGGCAAAAGATGTGTCTGAAAATCAAAAAGAACAATTATTTGAACAAGCGAGAGAAAAAGCAGCTGAATTGGTGGGGGTTAAACCAGAAGCAGTTGTTTTTGGCAGAAATACAACCGAGGCAATGAAATTAGTTTCTTGGTTGGTAGGACTTAAAAAAGGCGATAAAGTTCTATTATCAAACGCTGAAAACAAATCAATTGTTAGGTTGTTTGAAGCTAACATTGACCACGGCAACCCTGAAGGTAAAGACCCTTGGTCAGCTTACCCAACCTTTTACAAGAAGAGGGGTAAAAAATACGGTAAAATAGTTGATGAGTTAACAGGAATTAAGACAGATATAATTGATGTTGTTAATAAAGATTTAAAAACAATCTATAAAAATATAGAAAACGGTTTAACTCCAGATACAAAATGTTTTGTTATTAGTCAGGTTATTCGTGATACAGGTATTGAATTGCCAGTAAAAGATATTATTGAATTTGTGAGAAAGAAAAAACAAGAACTTAATCCTAAAGACCCAGATATTTTTGTAATGATTGATGGGGCACAGGCATTAGGCAATGTTTCAGAAGTAAAGTTTGATGACATAGGTTGCGACGCATATTTTGGCACTCCTCATAAAACAATGGCCAGCACCCCATTAGGATTAGGATATTTTAATCCTGATAGCCCTAAAGTTAAAAAGAATTTGTTCAAATTAAATAAATTACACTGGCAGGATGAGCAGGTTATTTTGAAGTACATGTTTGATGATAAACTAGAGATACATCCGAATACAGATATTGAAGATGAGATTGATTGTGTTGACGCTTTTGGCTTTAATAATGCTATCCAGACTTTAGAGGAGAAAGGCTACGAAAATGGAAATTTTGAAAAGGTAACACAAGAACGCCAAGAACTTAAAGATTATTTTAGAGATAAAATTCATCAAATTGCTGAACAGGAAGGTTTAACTTTGTACGAAGTTGAAGGAGGAACATCATTTATTTATTCTTTTAGTGTTTCAGGAGTTGATAATAAAGAGTTTGCACAAAAGTTAGCTGATAAAGGCATTTACCTGTCTTATATAGACCGAACAAAAATTCAGAAAAAAGATTTGCAATGGCACGGAAACGGGGTAATCAGAGCTTCATTTAGTATTGATAACAAAAAAGAAGAAATTGATAATTATTTGCCTAAAATTCAAGAGGCATTACAAGAAGTTGTCCAGACTGAGTTTACGACTTTTGAAGAAAAGGCAGAGCAAGAAGTATTATTCAAAAAACCAGAAAATGTTTATGCTATGTTTGAATGGTTGAAAGAGAAGACCAAATCGCCAATTGTCAAAATTGCCACAACCGCTGCAATGATATTGACTATTTTAATTAGTTCAGAGTTATTAAAACAAAAAGAAGGTAAAGAAATAATAGCTGATAAAAGCTTCCTTAAATCAAAAACCGAACAATTTGAAAAATATCAAAAAATATATCATCACTATAGAGGGCTATTTGAACGAGACGGTTTTCAGCATCAGGTTGTTCAGCAAATGGGAATGTCGGAGTTAGAGATGGATAAATATAAATTACTTGTTAATTTAACTGACGAAGATGAATTAAATAAATTATTAAAGGACGACATTGATATTCAATTAGCTTCAAGTTTTGGATACAACGAAGTAGAAAAAGACCAAATGGAAAAAGTATATCAGCAGACAAAAAATAAAAAGTTAGAAAAGTTAATTCAGTTGATCTAG
- the recG gene encoding ATP-dependent DNA helicase RecG, translating into MIKANSDFTEIPTVGPTTARRLKSLGLNKVQDLLFYFPNRYQDFSEITPIKDIKPEEVYTIRGTLQLIKSRRSWKKRRLTITEAMVKDKTASIKIIWFNQPYLKKILNPGDEIILSGKVKMQELTLEFLAPSFEKVKKEQTHTGRIVPVYPLTSGLSQRQIRFFIKTALTLRKKIKETLPERITKKYQLMPLPEAIKQIHFPDSFEKLEKASKRLKFGELFYIQIQSLQNKRFIKQTRAPVINYKDKYIDDFKNNLPFKLTKAQEKASQEIIKDLKKGNPMNRLLEGDVGSGKTVVALMAAFLAIKNGFQVAFMAPTEILARQHYLKIKNILKTFNFSLGLLTSKLIKINDEELSKKKASTIIKKGGVNIVIGTHSIIQEKISFHNLAFVVVDEQHRFGVEQRKALRDKSSKKHDLAPHLLSMTATPIPRSLALTVYADLDLSIIDQMPQGRKKIKTEVIEPEKRKKTYKFIKEEIKNGNQVFVVCPLIEPSDKLGVKSVKEEYEKIAKDIFPDFKVARLHGKMKTQEKEKIMDQMKNKAIDILVSTSVIEVGIDIPDATVMMIEGAERFGLAQLHQFRGRVGRSEKQSFCFVFTESESPKNLKRLEALEKSQDGFKLAEYDLKMRGPGVLTGAQQSGLPDFKMATLADVDIIKMAREAAQDLTKKDPALKKYYKIKQKAENLYKDTHWE; encoded by the coding sequence ATGATCAAAGCTAATTCTGATTTTACAGAAATTCCTACTGTCGGACCAACCACAGCCCGACGGCTAAAAAGTCTTGGCTTAAATAAAGTACAAGACCTTCTTTTTTATTTTCCTAATAGATACCAGGATTTTTCCGAAATAACCCCTATCAAAGACATTAAGCCGGAAGAAGTTTATACTATCAGAGGTACCTTACAACTTATAAAAAGCCGGCGCAGCTGGAAAAAGCGTCGTCTGACTATTACTGAAGCTATGGTTAAAGATAAGACTGCTTCTATTAAAATAATTTGGTTTAATCAGCCTTATCTAAAGAAAATACTTAATCCCGGAGATGAAATTATTCTTTCGGGTAAGGTTAAAATGCAGGAATTAACTTTGGAATTCTTAGCTCCTTCTTTTGAAAAAGTAAAAAAAGAACAAACCCACACCGGCCGTATAGTACCGGTTTATCCCTTAACTAGCGGACTTTCTCAAAGACAAATAAGATTTTTTATAAAAACTGCACTAACTTTGCGTAAAAAAATTAAAGAAACCCTGCCTGAAAGAATTACCAAAAAATACCAGCTAATGCCTTTGCCAGAAGCTATAAAACAAATTCATTTTCCTGATTCTTTTGAAAAGTTAGAAAAGGCTTCAAAGAGACTTAAATTTGGCGAGCTTTTTTATATTCAGATACAATCACTGCAAAATAAAAGATTTATTAAACAAACTCGTGCTCCGGTTATAAATTATAAAGATAAATATATTGATGATTTTAAAAATAACCTGCCTTTTAAACTAACCAAGGCTCAGGAAAAAGCAAGTCAGGAAATTATTAAAGATCTTAAAAAAGGTAACCCCATGAACAGGCTTTTAGAAGGAGACGTAGGCTCTGGAAAAACAGTAGTGGCCCTAATGGCTGCTTTTCTAGCCATTAAAAATGGCTTTCAAGTGGCTTTTATGGCTCCGACAGAAATACTGGCCCGGCAGCATTATTTAAAAATAAAAAATATATTAAAAACTTTTAACTTCTCTCTGGGGCTTTTAACCAGTAAACTGATAAAAATTAACGATGAGGAATTATCAAAAAAGAAAGCCAGTACTATAATAAAAAAAGGTGGCGTGAATATAGTTATTGGCACTCATTCTATAATCCAGGAAAAAATTAGTTTTCACAATTTAGCTTTTGTGGTGGTTGATGAACAGCACCGTTTCGGAGTTGAGCAAAGAAAAGCCCTAAGAGACAAATCCTCAAAAAAACATGATTTAGCGCCACATTTACTCTCAATGACCGCCACCCCCATTCCTCGCTCGCTGGCTCTAACTGTCTACGCTGACCTTGACCTTTCTATAATTGACCAAATGCCTCAGGGCCGTAAAAAAATAAAAACTGAAGTGATTGAACCGGAAAAAAGAAAAAAAACTTACAAGTTTATTAAAGAAGAAATTAAAAATGGAAACCAGGTTTTTGTAGTCTGTCCTTTAATCGAACCTTCGGATAAACTAGGTGTAAAATCTGTTAAAGAGGAATATGAGAAAATAGCTAAAGATATTTTTCCAGATTTTAAAGTGGCCAGGCTCCACGGTAAAATGAAAACCCAAGAAAAAGAAAAAATTATGGATCAAATGAAAAATAAAGCCATAGATATCCTAGTTTCCACCTCAGTTATTGAAGTCGGCATAGATATTCCTGACGCCACGGTCATGATGATTGAAGGAGCTGAAAGATTTGGTTTGGCTCAACTGCATCAGTTTCGGGGGCGAGTGGGGCGCAGTGAAAAACAATCTTTTTGCTTTGTTTTTACAGAAAGTGAATCACCCAAAAATCTAAAAAGACTGGAGGCTTTAGAAAAATCTCAAGATGGTTTTAAATTAGCTGAATATGACTTAAAAATGCGCGGTCCCGGTGTGTTAACCGGTGCCCAACAATCTGGTTTGCCCGATTTCAAAATGGCCACTTTGGCAGACGTAGATATTATTAAAATGGCACGTGAAGCAGCCCAAGATTTAACTAAAAAAGATCCGGCCTTGAAAAAATATTATAAAATTAAGCAAAAGGCCGAGAATTTATATAAAGACACACATTGGGAATAA
- a CDS encoding DsbA family protein, giving the protein MDKKKLGLNALIVLAVLIVILFAYSVLSFFNDKTGSSFPKIKSENPIIGKKSNEVVIIQYGDFQCPYCRELADIFRNLNDEYEGEIAIVWKDFPLHQIHDQSLNAAKAARCAQKQDKFWQMHDLLFQNQKKLTDDLYVPLASGLDLDTDEFIQCVNNNETLALIQKDIEEGTSLGVQGTPHFFVNNYEITELIEEEELKDIIDSLL; this is encoded by the coding sequence ATGGATAAAAAAAAGCTAGGCCTAAATGCTTTAATAGTATTAGCTGTATTAATAGTTATTCTATTTGCTTATTCGGTTTTGTCTTTTTTTAATGATAAAACTGGTTCAAGTTTTCCGAAAATTAAATCAGAAAACCCCATTATAGGGAAAAAAAGTAATGAAGTGGTAATAATTCAATATGGGGATTTTCAGTGTCCTTATTGCAGAGAGTTGGCCGATATTTTTCGTAATTTAAATGATGAATATGAAGGAGAGATAGCTATTGTCTGGAAGGATTTTCCGCTTCATCAAATTCATGATCAATCTTTAAACGCGGCTAAGGCGGCCCGTTGCGCTCAGAAGCAGGATAAATTTTGGCAGATGCACGATCTACTTTTTCAAAACCAAAAAAAACTAACTGATGACTTATATGTACCCTTAGCTTCTGGCTTAGATTTGGACACTGATGAATTTATTCAATGTGTTAATAATAATGAAACCCTAGCTTTAATTCAGAAAGATATAGAGGAAGGAACAAGTTTAGGTGTTCAGGGCACGCCTCATTTCTTTGTAAATAATTATGAAATAACTGAGTTAATTGAAGAGGAGGAACTCAAAGATATTATTGATTCATTGCTTTAA